From the Temnothorax longispinosus isolate EJ_2023e chromosome 6, Tlon_JGU_v1, whole genome shotgun sequence genome, one window contains:
- the LOC139814594 gene encoding synaptotagmin-10, with protein MGVVKTASESILEEIVVPSEEANYSQQGYAEEWSENFPYQLLIAGGVALVGLVLLAAVSFQCSSTWRWLMSMTRHENTENTETDQLQQNAIRISHSLPDLQSEPITHEYVQEQKENKKVLRQTTLPIVPMRHQSFQRQLSHRLDLPNIKFSICSLENRSDSSLGLIKPELYKKELVRQESAESSSTTEMEYAGKLHFALRYDKEIEGLVVKVLEARELPIKDVTGSSDPYVKVYLLPDRKKKFQTKVHRKNLNPIFNETFIFSVSYEELRERYLQFSVYDFDRFSRHDLIGQVVLKGLLECTDLEQEIEYTMDILCALQEKVDLGELMLSLCYLPTAGRLTLTVVKARNLKGMDITGKSDPYVKVYLLCQGKRIKKKKTTVKKNTLYPIYNEALVFDVPSDNIEDVSLIVKVIDYDRIGSNELMGCTAIGSSFIGIGRDHWLEMLDNPRKPVAQWYPLMETVSGHIPAVDSEPLPVSLSCLNGR; from the exons AGGAATGGAGCGAGAATTTCCCCTATCAGCTTTTGATAGCGGGAGGGGTGGCCCTAGTTGGCCTGGTTCTTCTGGCGGCGGTGAGCTTCCAATGCTCTTCCACTTGGCGATGGTTGATGAGCATGACTCGACATGAGAATACCGAGAATACAGAGACTGATCAGCTTCAGCAAAATGCGATTCGCATCAGCCATTCTCTCCCGGACCTCCAATCAGAGCCGATTACCCATGAATACGTTCAAGAGcagaaagagaataaaaag GTGCTGCGTCAAACCACTCTGCCCATCGTGCCAATGAGACATCAAAGCTTCCAACGTCAATTATCGCATCGACTTGATCTGCCTAACATTAAATTCAGTATTTGCAGCTTGGAAAATCGCAGCGACTCCAGCCTTGGTCTTATCAAG CCGGAGTTGTATAAGAAAGAGCTCGTGAGACAAGAGAGCGCGGAAAGCTCCAGTACAACAGAAATGGAATACGCtggaaaattacattttgctCTTCGCTATGACAAGGAAATCGAAGGTCTTGTTGTCAAA GTTCTGGAAGCTCGCGAATTGCCGATAAAGGATGTAACGGGCAGCAGTGATCCGTACGTCAAGGTATACCTGTTGCCAGATAGGAAAAAGaagtttcagacaaaagtacATCGAAAAAATTTGAACCCGATATTCAAtgaaacgtttatttttag cgtATCATATGAAGAACTGAGGGAACGTTACCTGCAATTCTCAGTTTACGACTTTGATCGGTTTTCACGTCACGATCTCATTGGACAAGTTGTTCTTAAGGGGCTTTTAGAATGCACTGACCTCGAGCAAGAAATCGAATACACGATGGACATCCTTTGTGCTTTGCAG GAGAAGGTCGATCTGGGAGAATTGATGTTGTCGTTGTGCTATCTACCAACGGCAGGTCGGTTGACATTAACCGTCGTTAAAGCCAGAAACCTGAAGGGAATGGATATAACAGGCAAATCAG ATCCCTATGTGAAAGTCTACCTGCTATGCCAAGGCaaaagaataaagaagaaaaagacaaCGGTGAAGAAGAACACTCTTTACCCTATCTACAACGAGGCACTCGTTTTCGACGTTCCCTCAGACAACATTGAAGATGTCAGTCTTATAGTGAAAGTAATTGATTACGACAG AATCGGGTCGAATGAGTTGATGGGCTGCACCGCGATTGGATCGAGCTTCATTGGAATTGGCCGTGATCACTGGTTGGAAATGTTAGATAATCCAAGAAAACCGGTGGCACAATGGTATCCGTTAATGGAAACTGTATCTGGCCATATTCCAGCCGTAGATTCGGAACCGCTCCCAGTAAGCCTGAGCTGCTTAAACGGCAG ATGA